One stretch of Saccharomonospora xinjiangensis XJ-54 DNA includes these proteins:
- a CDS encoding acetyl-CoA C-acetyltransferase codes for MSTEAFIYEAIRTPRGKNKGGSLHGTKPIDLVVGLIDELKARHPGLDPALIDDIILGVVSPVGDQGADIARAAAIAAGLPDTVAGVQLNRFCASGLEAVNQAAQKVRAGWDDLIIGGGVESMSRVPMGSDGGAMFTDPATNYDSYFVPQGIGADLIATTEGFSREDVDAYAVRSQQRAEAAWAGGYFSKSVVPVKDMNGVTILDHDEHRRPGTTLEALAKLRPSFADLGDFAGFDAVALQKYHWVEKIDHVHTGGNSSGIVDGAGIVLVGSEEVGKRIGMEPRARVVATAVTGSDPTIMLTGPTPATEKVLARAGLTIDDIDLFELNEAFAAVVLKWMKDLNIPEEKVNVNGGAIAMGHPLGATGAMILGTMVDELERRQARRALVTLCIGGGMGLATIIERV; via the coding sequence GTGAGTACAGAGGCGTTCATCTACGAGGCGATCCGTACGCCTCGTGGCAAGAACAAGGGTGGTTCCCTCCACGGAACCAAGCCGATCGACCTGGTGGTCGGCCTGATCGACGAACTGAAGGCGCGGCACCCGGGCCTCGACCCGGCGCTGATCGACGACATCATCCTCGGTGTCGTCTCGCCGGTCGGCGACCAAGGCGCCGACATCGCGCGTGCTGCCGCGATCGCGGCCGGGCTGCCCGACACGGTGGCGGGTGTGCAGCTCAACCGCTTCTGCGCCTCGGGGCTCGAAGCCGTGAACCAGGCGGCGCAGAAGGTGCGAGCCGGGTGGGACGACCTCATCATCGGCGGCGGCGTCGAGTCGATGTCGCGTGTGCCCATGGGCTCCGACGGTGGCGCGATGTTCACCGACCCCGCCACCAACTACGACTCCTACTTCGTGCCGCAGGGCATCGGCGCCGACCTGATCGCCACGACCGAGGGCTTCTCCCGCGAGGACGTCGATGCCTACGCCGTGCGCTCCCAGCAGAGGGCCGAGGCGGCGTGGGCGGGCGGTTACTTCTCCAAGTCCGTCGTGCCGGTCAAGGACATGAACGGCGTGACCATCCTCGACCACGACGAGCACCGCAGGCCCGGCACCACGCTGGAGGCCCTGGCCAAGCTCAGGCCGTCGTTCGCGGACCTCGGTGACTTCGCCGGGTTCGACGCCGTGGCGCTGCAGAAATACCACTGGGTCGAGAAGATCGACCACGTGCACACCGGCGGTAACTCGTCGGGCATCGTCGATGGCGCAGGCATCGTCCTCGTCGGCAGCGAGGAGGTCGGCAAGCGGATCGGCATGGAGCCGAGGGCTCGCGTCGTCGCCACCGCCGTCACCGGCTCCGACCCGACGATCATGCTGACCGGTCCGACACCTGCCACGGAGAAGGTGCTGGCCAGGGCTGGCCTCACGATCGACGACATCGACCTGTTCGAGCTGAACGAGGCATTCGCCGCCGTCGTCCTCAAGTGGATGAAGGACCTGAACATCCCTGAGGAGAAGGTCAACGTCAACGGTGGCGCCATCGCCATGGGGCACCCGCTCGGCGCGACCGGCGCGATGATCCTGGGCACCAT